Proteins encoded within one genomic window of Natator depressus isolate rNatDep1 chromosome 1, rNatDep2.hap1, whole genome shotgun sequence:
- the FHIP1B gene encoding FHF complex subunit HOOK-interacting protein 1B — translation MERMSWLSKLHPRAVGHRASRSASLQSPVTADPETCLMVFKNHWCQVLRILEQRGPRGPGAADDLSAVRNNSYQMLTLLAEERAGAGAGAGPILQLVLAENLLERLLQWHLQREGSEEQRAEQLKLYEMLISQSRQPLLRHPPVRGPLLRLLSLCAEPASPALRASLVLLLNQLCGCLAKDPALLELFFHRPAEQGPADLLPFSLLVPFVHHEGPTGQQARDALLLLLAMAASNRAVATYITDSSYFCPVLATGLSALYSSLPRKIEVRADDWHSLRREDWMGVPALVLFMNSLEFCNAVLQVAHPLVQKQLVNYVHNGFLVPVLGPALHKTAVEELMASTAYLELFLRSVSDPALLQTFLRFILLHRHDHSTILDTLVARIAANSRLCMVSLSLFRTLLNLNCEDVMLQLVLRYLIPCSHVMLSQKRAVKDLDIYGKSADKFLSLIPRCCRAESLPAPDREEEHATWAKAHGSPTVDTSSVVTVPKPSTPSRLAFFMRQQSCSSEAGSPAPRSPGLATPGGSPCHRPARWEEVAELDGNYLEYLRDAQLGVEQCVRACRVWSAPYDGERPSAASLAPSQPAGPPGPATPRTKKRGLAEEGVGLAGAPSSSEPSAGHSTPDVEDSAPLLNGAPGVESSRAGRPAGAVAVKKVRRGPPSASSERQRRGLKAEAENGSPTAPAPAPAWEQLSVDSLIDELLARAPSEPNGASLSIESFSRELRELEAELQSGAEQPPTSPAEPLSQEEEEEAYERFASPPERPAPAASGGAPGPLAQLVSSPLCALGQPPSQPFTGPFVAVLLAKLENMVQNSLYVNVLVTGLVARLACYPQPLLRSFLLNTNMVFQPSVKSLLQVLGSVKNKIESFAARQEDFPTLLFKARKYLLARGQLDWADAPNAAPALRRSETLVKSRKPSIGELILRHANSPTRARQAAQLALQQVREAPVGTEKQNEALRVRNAVYSAVIFSEFLKELAAIAQAHGVTSPFLLEPEE, via the exons ATGGAGAGGATGAGCTGGCTCAGCAAGCTGCACCCCCGGGCAGTGGGGCACCGGGCCAGCCGCAGTGCCAGCCTGCAGAGCCCCGTGACGGCTGACCCCGAGACCTGCCTCATGGTCTTCAAGAACCACTGGTGCCAG GTGCTGCGGATCCTGGAGCAGCGGGGCCCCAGGGGCCCGGGCGCGGCGGACGACCTGAGCGCCGTGCGGAACAACAGCTACCAGATGCTGACGCTGCTGGCGGAGGAGCGGGCGGGCGCCGGGGCGGGCGCGGGGCCCATCCTGCAGCTGGTGCTGGCGGAGAACCTGCTGGAGCGGCTGCTGCAGTGGCACCTGCAGCGGGAGGGCAGCGAGGAGCAGCGGGCGGAGCAGCTGAAGCTCTACGAGATGCTGATCAGCCAGAGCCGCCAGCCCCTGCTGCGGCACCCGCCCGTGCGCGGCCCGCTGCTGCGTCTGCTCAGCCTGTGCGCCGAGCCGGCCTCGCCCGCCCTGCGCGCcagcctggtgctgctgctcaACCAGCTCTGCGGCTGCCTGGCCAAGGACCCGGCCCTCCTGGAGCTCTTCTTCCACCGGCCCGCGGAGCAGGGCCCCGCCGACCTGCTGCCCTTCTCCCTGCTGGTGCCCTTCGTCCACCACGAGGGGCCCACGGGGCAGCAGGCCCGCgatgccctgctgctgctgctggccatggcCGCCAGCAACCGCGCCGTGGCCACGTACATCACCGACAGCTCCTACTTCTGCCCG GTCCTCGCCACGGGCCTCAGCGCCCTGTACTCCTCACTGCCCCGCAAGATCGAGGTGCGGGCGGACGACTGGCACAGCCTGCGTCGCGAGGACTGGATGGGTGTGCCCGCGCTTGTCCTCTTCATGAACTCGCTGGAGTTCTGCAACGCCGTCCTCCAG GTTGCCCACCCGCTGGTGCAGAAGCAGTTGGTGAATTACGTCCACAACGGCTTCCTGGTGCCCGTCCTGGGCCCGGCCCTGCACAAG ACGGCGGTGGAGGAGCTGATGGCCAGCACGGCGTACCTGGAGCTGTTCCTGCGCAGCGTCAGCGACCCGGCCCTGCTCCAAACCTTCCTGCGCTTCATCCTGCTGCACCGGCACGACCACAGCACCATCCTCGACACGCTCGTCGCCCGCATCGCCGCCAACTCCCGG ctctgcatGGTGTCTCTGAGCCTCTTCCGCACTCTGCTCAACCTGAACTGCGAGGACGTGATGCTACAGCTGGTGCTCAG gtaCCTGATCCCCTGCAGCCACGTCATGCTGAGCCAGAAGCGGGCGGTGAAGGACCTGGACATCTACGGCAAGTCGGCCGACAAGTTCCTGTCGCTGATCCCGCGCTGCTGCCGGGCCGAGAGCCTGCCCGCGCCCGACCGGGAGGAGGAGCACGCCACCTGGGCCAAAG CCCACGGGAGCCCCACCGTGGACACCTCCTCCGTGGTCACCGTGCCCAAGCCCTCCACGCCCTCCCGCCTCGCCTTCTTCATGCgccagcagagctgcagctcgGAGGCGGGGAGCCCGGCGCCCCGCTCGCCCGGCCTGGCCACGCCCGGCGGGAGCCCCTGCCACCGCCCGGCCAGGTGGGAGGAGGTGGCGGAGCTGGACGGGAACTACCTGGAGTACCTGCGGGATGCGCAGCTCGGCGTGGAGCAGTGCGTGCGGGCCTGCCGCGTCTGGTCGGCCCCCTACGACGGGGAGCGCCCGAGCGCcgccagcctggccccctcccagcccGCCGGCCCCCCTGGCCCCGCCACGCCGCGCACGAAGAAGAGGGGCctggcagaggagggggtggggctggccggGGCCCCCAGCAGCAGTGAGCCCAGCGCTGGCCACTCCACGCCCGACGTCGAGGACTCAGCCCCGCTCCTCAACGGGGCCCCTGGGGTAGAGTCGAGCCGGGCCGGCAGGCCAGCCGGGGCCGTGGCGGTGAAGAAGGTGCGCCGGGGTCCCCCCTCTGCCAGCTCGGAGCGGCAGCGGAGAGGGCTCAAGGCCGAGGCGGAGAACGGCTCCCCCaccgccccggccccagccccggcctggGAGCAGCTGTCCGTGGACTCCCTGATCGACGAGCTGCTGGCCCGGGCCCCCAGCGAGCCCAATGGCGCCAGCCTGAGCATCGAGAGCTTCTCGCGGGAGCTGCGGGAGCTGGAGGCTGAGCTGCAGAGTGGAGCTGAGCAGCCCCCCACCTCACCCGCTGAGCCCCtctcccaggaggaggaggaggaggcctaCGAGCGGTTCGCCTCGCCCCCCGAGCGCCCGGCTCCGGCCGCCTCCGGGGGGGCCCCGGGCCCCCTGGCCCAACTCGTCAGCAGCCCCCTGTGTGCCCTAGGACAGCCGCCCAGCCAGCCCTTCACAG GTCCCTTCGTGGCCGTGCTGCTGGCCAAGCTGGAGAACATGGTGCAGAACTCGCTGTACGTGAACGTGCTGGTGACGGGGCTGGTGGCGCGACTCGCCTGctacccgcagcccctgctccgcTCCTTCCTGCTCAACACCAACATGGTTTTCCAGCCCAGCGTCAAGTCTCTGCTGCAG GTCCTGGGCTCGGTGAAGAACAAGATCGAGAGCTTCGCCGCCAGGCAGGAGGACTTCCCCACCCTGCTCTTCAAAGCCCGCAAGTACCTGCTCGCCCGCGGCCAGCTGGACTGGGCCGACGCCCCGAACGCCGCGCCTGCCCTGCGCCGCTCGGAGACGCTGG TGAAGAGCCGCAAGCCGTCCATCGGGGAGCTGATCCTGCGGCATGCCAACAGCCCGACGCGGGCGCGGCAGGcggcccagctggccctgcagCAGGTGCGGGAGGCGCCGGTGGGCACGGAGAAGCAGAACGAGGCGCTGCGGGTGAGGAACGCCGTGTACAGCGCCGTGATCTTCAGCGAGTTCCTCAAGGAGCTGGCGGCCATCGCCCAGGCCCATGGGGTCACCTCGCCCTTCCTGCTGGAGCCTgaggagtga